TGTGACCGGCATTCAGATGAAGACTGAGTTCTTCAAACAGTGGCTTGTTTTTGCGGTAACTAAAGTTAAGAGACTGGATGTTAATCATGCTGTGTGTTTTAGTGTACTACTTTACTAGTACACTACAAATATAATGATCTTTCTGAAACATCCAAATAAAAGACCAGGATTACCAGGATAAAAAAAGATTAGCAAGATGGGCGTTTTGTTCAATTGTTTTTTATAAACAACAAAACATCCATCTTGCTAATCTTTTTTTATCCTGGTAATCCTGGTCTATAGTTCGGGATACAGCGGAAACTGTTGCATGAAAGTATTTACTTCTCCTCTTACTTTAGTAATAAGTGCTTCGTTATCCGCATCCAGCAGCACCTGATCAACCCAGTCAACGATCTGGCCCATATGGGTTTCGTTGAGGCCACGGCTGGTGATAGCCGGTACACCGATACGGATACCGGAAGTAACAAAGGCAGATTTATCATCAAACGGTACCATGTTTTTATTGACAGTGATATCCGCTTTTACGAGTACTTGTTCTGCTTTTTTACCGGAGATATTTTTATTACGGAGATCGATCAGCATCAGGTGGTTATCTGTACCGCCGCTGATGATCTGATAGCCTTTGCTGACAAATAGTTTCGCCATGGCCTGTGCATTTTTCAGGATCTGTTTGGCGTAAATATCGTAGTCATCTGACAGGATTTCAAAGAAAGACACCGCTTTTGCAGCAATCACATGTTCCAGCGGACCGCCCTGGATACCAGGGAATACAGCAGTGTCAATGAGAGAGCTCATCAGGCGGGTTTCGCCTTTTGGTGTTTTCAGTCCAAACGGATTTTCGAAATCCTTGCCCATGAGGATCATACCGCCACGGGGGCCACGCAATGTTTTATGGGTAGTAGTAGTAACGAAATGACAATGTTCAAACGGAGAATTCAGCAATCCTTTGGCAATGAGGCCGGCAGGATGTGCAATATCAGCCATTACAAAAGCGCCTACCTGGTCAGCAATTTCGCGGATACGTTTGTAATCCCAGTCGCGGCTGTAGGCAGAAGCACCACAAATAATCAATTTGGGTTTTTCCTGGTGGGCCACTTCTTCCATTTTATCATATTCTACGAGGCCGGTTTCCTTGTTAACGCCGTAGAAATGAGGCTGGTAGAGCTTTCCGGAGTAGTTTACTGCAGAACCGTGTGTGAGGTGACCGCCCATGCTGAGATCCAGTCCCAGGATCTTGTCGCCTGGTTGCAGGATAGCCAGCATTACAGCGGCATTGGCCTGTGCACCGGAGTGTGGTTGTACGTTGGCATAAGCAGCCCCAAATATTTGTTTAGCCCTGTCAATCGCCAATTGCTCGCTCTGGTCTACTATTTCGCAGCCTGCGTAGTATCTTCTGCCAGGGTAGCCTTCGGCATATTTATTCGTCATCACATTACCCATGGCCTGCATTACCTGTAAGCTGGTAAAGTTCTCAGATGCGATCAATTCTATGCCATGGCGCTGACGCTCCAATTCCTGGCGGATAATATCAAATATTTGCTGGTCTCTTTGCATGATGCCTTAAAATTTGGTGCAAAAATAAAATAAAGCCTGATCAATTGCAATTCGTAATCCGTAATTCGCAATTCTTCTCAAAATTGTCCTATTTTCGCCGCATTCGGAGCTCATCCTAACTACAACGTACAATGAAGGCAATAATACCAGTGGCTGGTGCGGGCACCAAACTTCGGCCACATACATATACACAACCCAAAGCACTGATTCCTTTAGCTGGCAGAACGATCCTCAGTATCATTATAGATCAGCTGGTAGAGGCCGGCATCACGGAATTTGTATTTGTGGTAGGCTATCTTGGTGAAAAGATCCAGCATTATGTTGAAAGTAAATATCCGCAACTGACCTGTCATTTCGTACAGCAAAACAGCCGCGAAGGCACTGGTCATGCGATATTACTGACACGCGAGGTAGTAGCCAACAAAGAAATACTGATTGTTTTGGGAGATACGATCTGCGAATGTGATTTCAAAGAAGTGATTGCCTCTCCTTATTCTGTGCTGGGCCTGAAGAAGGTAGATGATCCGCGCGATTTTGGTGTAGCCGAACTGGATGAAAACGGAAAGATCACAAAAGTTGTGGAGAAACCACAGATTCCTAAGTCGAATCTCGCACTGGTAGGGCTTTACAAGATCAAGGAAAGCGCGCAACTCTATGATTGTCTGCAAGCCAATCTTGATAACCATGTAAAGTCACATGATGAGTTTCAGCTCACGGATGCGCTGGAATGCATGATCCAGCACGGTGTACGCTTCAATGCGTTCCGGGTAACCAACTGGTTTGACTGCGGACGTAAAGACACCCTCCTCGAAACAAATGCTATTCTGCTTAAAAAATATAAACTGGCCAGCAGCCCGGTATTACCGTATGAAAATACGATCATTATTCCACCGGTAAGTATAGGTGAAGGATGTAATATCAAAAATGCGATCATAGGTCCCAACGTAGCCGTGGGAGATAATACGGTGATCAACTACTCCATTGTGAAAGACTCTATTATCGGTTCTTTCAGCAACCTGTATGAAGTCGTGCTTAAATCTTCCCTGATCGGTAGCGATGCCAATATCCGCGGACTTAGTCAAAGTCTGAATATAGGAGACAATACGGAGATTGATTTAGGGTAATCCGTAATTATTTTATATTCGTTGGTATGAACCGGATCTCCAGTCTCTTCAATATCCAATATCCGATTATCCAGGCAGGGATGGTGTGGGCCAGCGGATGGCGTTTAGTCAGCGCCGTTAGCAATGCGGGCGGCTTAGGCCTGATAGGCGCCGGCAGTATGTATCCCGATGTATTGCGGGAGCATATTCTAAAGTGTAAAAAGGCTACAGACAAGCCTTTCGGGGTAAATATACCTTTGTTATATCCTGATATAGATCAACTTATTCATATTATACTGGAAACCGGTGTGGGCATTGTTTTTACTTCTGCCGGCAATCCAAAAACCTGGACACCGGTGCTGAAAGCGGCCGGCGTGAAAGTGGTACACGTAGTATCCAGTTCCACCTTTGCTTTAAAAAGTGAAGCTGCCGGCGTAGATGCTGTAGTAGCAGAAGGTTTTGAAGCCGGCGGGCATAATGGCCGGGAAGAAACCACTTCCATGGTATTGATTCCTGCGGTATGTGAAAAGGTAAAGATCCCTGTGATCGCCGCCGGAGGCATTGGCTCAGGAAGAGCCATGACAGCAGCTTTCGCCCTGGGCGCCGAAGGCGTGCAGATCGGCAGCCGATTTGTAGCCACCCCTGAAGCATCTTCTCACATCAACTTTAAACAGGCTGTGGTAAACACCCGAGAAGGCGATACCATGCTGAGTTTAAAAAAGCTCACCCCCGTACGTCTCATTAAAAATCATTTCTACGAAGCCGTAAAAGCAGCGGAAGATCAGGGCGTAGATGCTGCCGCCCTGCAAATATTACTTGGCCGCGCACGCGCCAAAGCCGGCATGTTTGAAGGCAACCTGGAAGAAGGAGAACTGGAAATAGGCCAGGTCAGCGCACTGATTCACGACATAAAGCCTGCCGGGGAAATTGTGAAAGAAATATGGGAGGAGTTTGAAACAGTCAGA
The Chitinophaga sp. MM2321 DNA segment above includes these coding regions:
- the glyA gene encoding serine hydroxymethyltransferase; the encoded protein is MQRDQQIFDIIRQELERQRHGIELIASENFTSLQVMQAMGNVMTNKYAEGYPGRRYYAGCEIVDQSEQLAIDRAKQIFGAAYANVQPHSGAQANAAVMLAILQPGDKILGLDLSMGGHLTHGSAVNYSGKLYQPHFYGVNKETGLVEYDKMEEVAHQEKPKLIICGASAYSRDWDYKRIREIADQVGAFVMADIAHPAGLIAKGLLNSPFEHCHFVTTTTHKTLRGPRGGMILMGKDFENPFGLKTPKGETRLMSSLIDTAVFPGIQGGPLEHVIAAKAVSFFEILSDDYDIYAKQILKNAQAMAKLFVSKGYQIISGGTDNHLMLIDLRNKNISGKKAEQVLVKADITVNKNMVPFDDKSAFVTSGIRIGVPAITSRGLNETHMGQIVDWVDQVLLDADNEALITKVRGEVNTFMQQFPLYPEL
- a CDS encoding sugar phosphate nucleotidyltransferase yields the protein MKAIIPVAGAGTKLRPHTYTQPKALIPLAGRTILSIIIDQLVEAGITEFVFVVGYLGEKIQHYVESKYPQLTCHFVQQNSREGTGHAILLTREVVANKEILIVLGDTICECDFKEVIASPYSVLGLKKVDDPRDFGVAELDENGKITKVVEKPQIPKSNLALVGLYKIKESAQLYDCLQANLDNHVKSHDEFQLTDALECMIQHGVRFNAFRVTNWFDCGRKDTLLETNAILLKKYKLASSPVLPYENTIIIPPVSIGEGCNIKNAIIGPNVAVGDNTVINYSIVKDSIIGSFSNLYEVVLKSSLIGSDANIRGLSQSLNIGDNTEIDLG
- a CDS encoding nitronate monooxygenase, whose protein sequence is MNRISSLFNIQYPIIQAGMVWASGWRLVSAVSNAGGLGLIGAGSMYPDVLREHILKCKKATDKPFGVNIPLLYPDIDQLIHIILETGVGIVFTSAGNPKTWTPVLKAAGVKVVHVVSSSTFALKSEAAGVDAVVAEGFEAGGHNGREETTSMVLIPAVCEKVKIPVIAAGGIGSGRAMTAAFALGAEGVQIGSRFVATPEASSHINFKQAVVNTREGDTMLSLKKLTPVRLIKNHFYEAVKAAEDQGVDAAALQILLGRARAKAGMFEGNLEEGELEIGQVSALIHDIKPAGEIVKEIWEEFETVRKQLGK